DNA sequence from the Bombus vancouverensis nearcticus chromosome 8, iyBomVanc1_principal, whole genome shotgun sequence genome:
TGTACTGATGGCAATAATGCCATATTATCATCATTCCTAATGGCATTGCTGAAAGTTTATTCAATAATAAGCTTTTTCTACGTTTTAATTTTTACATTGTTATACCTTATACAAACCTATCTGCTACATTTGCATCATAGAGACATTGCATCTCCTGTAAAACTTCTTTAACAAGTACCTCctataaataaatcatttttttagATCATTACTTAATTATCTCTAATATCATCATAACATTATTTTATCATACAACCTACATTGAATGGTAATATATCAGAATATAAATCTAGTTCTGAAATAAGCTTAAAGCCTTTTCTTCcatacatattttaaaaatatagttaaaaatatatataactaCTATAtactactataaaaatatatatactacTGATAATAATAAGTACCAAATTTTTTGAACATCAGCTGTTGAGTACAGTACTACCGACTGACTCTAATAATGACTACATTTAAAAATGACCAGTTCCTACATAAACTAAGCCATTCATGTTAAATGGTAGTGACATCTACAAAATCTTTGAGTCTAGCGACATCTCACGTCAAATTAAACATTATCGAAAACATTTAggttatttttataataataaactgtGTTTAGATGCAATAACAAAAAACTCTTTTATTGAAATGTTATCGCTTAGAAATGTTATCACAAAGTTACAAGCATATTCGCAACAAGTAACATATTGTACAAAGGCTATCACGGAAAAAATCCATCCAATCATTTCCAAAAGAAGTTATGaagatgaaaattatttttaccaaAGACCGCGCGAGGTATGGCTAGAAAATTTGGATACCGTTGAAAGACAAAAGTTAGGACTTGTTTTTCTACATCCCGACATTTATGGAGCATCTCCTAGGATAGATATAATTCATGAAAACATACGCTGGCAAAGAATGTATCGCTTTGTGGTAATTATTACATCTCATTAATTACCCCTATTAGTCTTAAATCAAGAATGACAAGATgggtaaattaatttttcattttagtgTTATGCACATACAAAAGTACGTTCAGAAGTAAGAGGTGGTGGCAAGAAACCATGGCCACAAAAGGGATTAGGTCGTTCCCGTCATTCAAGTATACGTTCCCCATTATGGAGAGGTGGTGGTGTAGTACATGGACCTAGATCTCCTACAACTCATTTTTACATGCTTCCCTTTTATACCCGAGTTGCTGGACTTACATCTACATTGTCTGTTAAATTAGCTCAAGATGATTTGTATATTGTTAAGGATTTGGAAATTCCATCCAATAAACCATCATATATTGAACAACTAATAGAAGAGCGACATTGGGGACCTTCTGTGTTGTTTGTTGATACTGATGATATTATGCCTGAAAACATCTCAGAAGCAACTGACACAATAAAGCATGTAAATTTAATGCCTGTATATGGTAAGTTATATATTAATAGATTTTgatgttatttaatttatatcaccttcattataaatttattttccagGCCTGAATGTCTACAGTATGTTAAAACATAATACTTTAATTCTTACTGAAAGAGCTGCACGTTTAATTGAAGACAAAATATTGTACCATTTACATAGGCCAGATTATCATAAATTAATGGCGAAGTTTAGACTTAGTCAgcaatagaaattaaaaaataaaagcatGAAATATCAATCTACTTCTTTTCAAATTGCATTTATTTTCTGTAACTGTCATTAATTTcttataacaattcaatattattatcaatatCAGTTTTAAGCTTATTTATATCAAAACAAAATTTTCATCCCTAGTTGAATAAAGGTCACTTCTTTCTTAATGTTGGCATACTAGTTGACTTTTTAGGAAGAGGCTGCAAGGACAAATGTCaatgatattaagaaaaatataataccgaattataattatataaaaataaagaccCTTACTGCTGGATGAGGATCTTCACCTAACATTTTTTCACGAATGGCCCACCTTATGCTTGCATGTTTAGCTTCCCCAGGAAAAGACATTTGTTTCCATTCCTGTTGATACTTTTGATAAAGTAAAACTGGATCTgtctttttaacatttttacttttttgGATGTCTGGTTGCAATCTCCATGGTCTAATAactatattgaaataaaaaagtaaaattgtatttatatgttgtaatttaattgtatttatgttatatttatgtTCATATTTACAATATGATACATGTTAGAAGCTTACATGATTTTGTTCCAGAATGAGTATTTTTTGTAGATGATGTACTTTTTGTGTGGCTGCTTCCAATATATCCTTGCTGATGGTCTAAAATGTTTGGTGCACTCATAGGACGTACTGATTGCAAAGGTGTTGATTTTTCTTGAATCTGTATTTTATCATCTTGTATTTTTGTTGTACTTTGTGTTTCTATATGGAAATCTTTTTTCAAACAcccctcatatttatttttactttttaaacAAGATTTATTATCTACCTCTATATTATTACATGGCATAACAATAGATTTAACATTGCAATGATCTTCTGTTCTCATGGATTTGGATTTTGACTGTATAATATTCACTTTGTGACCTACATTTGtatagttttcttcaaaatttgtaggattttcattttctttgtcaCTTGATAACTTTGTCACTATTACCTTTACAATGGTGTCATCAAAATAAGAATTAGAAGAATTAGTGGATATAGTATTTTCAACTGAATGAAACTCTGTCTTTTGTTCTGTAAGAATTTCTTGAATCATATTTTTTTGcttatctattatttttctcttaatttcttcccttttttgcTGTCTTTCACGATCTTTTATTTTCCTATACAACTTTAAATCTTGTACCAAGAAAAAGGAATATGAATTAGAATCAGTATGCAACAATGCTAGTTACAATgtgcataaaatatttaaatattaactattataaaatacaaaaaaaagatATCAATAATATTACCTTTCATAAATGCTTTAAGTTGTTGTGCTGTAATTCCAACAAAGCCCAAAGAATTAAGAAGAACAAGTACTTCTCTTGGGTCATCATtcataattgataaaataatattgatttttaaCAATAAACGTTAGCAATAAAAATTGTGACTGTTTGTTTTCATACTCGCTATTCAAATAATAGAAACGTTGAAGTCGGTGATTTCACTCACCATATATTATCTATAATCGTTTAGAGGGTCATACGAATGTTTATTTAAGATAGACTGActcaaaatattgaaaaatcatTTTACTATTTAAACGTTTTAATGTTTTCATTGAGAAATACAAAATTcatgtatttaattttttaacacactgttattatttacatacaatattttataagCACAAAATCCTAAGTGAGTGAGCACTCTATAGAAGCGCTAGAGGCTTCCAATTGAAATTTAACAGAATTTCAATCGCCATCTCTTGGGAGAAGTATAAACTAAGAGGAGCGTCCGGAGAAATTTAAAGAGTGGCTGGAATGTACTATAGTAGATCAGGAAATCAAACAAATTTATAAGAAAAAGAATGATAAATATTAATCATTGtaaatattgaaagaaataaataacaTGATCAAGCGTTTCTCTTACATATAAATTTGTTTCTTTCGCTACAAAATATTCCAAAGATATTTATTCTATAAACAATATAATCGGTAACTGCGCAGAACCTTTCACCTGCGCTTGATTTAAGATTAACGGAGCATGTTTAATTGTTCATCAGTCTGAAAACTAATCTTCGTAGAAAATGTCGTCGGTAGCATATATCGTTTTTCTGCTTGCCACAGCAGTGGTAAAAAGCCGCTTTACAGGTAATCCTCTCCTTTAATCGTATGcattaaaagttatttttcaCTATGATTAATAGATTCGAAGTGTATTAGAACAATTATGACTATGATTGCTTCCCAGATATATGCGCCTCAAAAATTTATACATTGAACGTTCCGCACGTAGTGCGTAATGGAACTGGACCAATCGATCTTTCCTGCATTTACAATGTCACTAAAGACGAGAACGGTCTTGTAATAAAATGGTACCATAACAAAGACCAAATCTATCAATGGATACCGCCAAGTAATACTAA
Encoded proteins:
- the mRpL4 gene encoding mitochondrial ribosomal protein L4 yields the protein MLNGSDIYKIFESSDISRQIKHYRKHLGYFYNNKLCLDAITKNSFIEMLSLRNVITKLQAYSQQVTYCTKAITEKIHPIISKRSYEDENYFYQRPREVWLENLDTVERQKLGLVFLHPDIYGASPRIDIIHENIRWQRMYRFVCYAHTKVRSEVRGGGKKPWPQKGLGRSRHSSIRSPLWRGGGVVHGPRSPTTHFYMLPFYTRVAGLTSTLSVKLAQDDLYIVKDLEIPSNKPSYIEQLIEERHWGPSVLFVDTDDIMPENISEATDTIKHVNLMPVYGLNVYSMLKHNTLILTERAARLIEDKILYHLHRPDYHKLMAKFRLSQQ
- the LOC117164887 gene encoding uncharacterized protein LOC117164887 isoform X2, whose translation is MNDDPREVLVLLNSLGFVGITAQQLKAFMKDLKLYRKIKDRERQQKREEIKRKIIDKQKNMIQEILTEQKTEFHSVENTISTNSSNSYFDDTIVKVIVTKLSSDKENENPTNFEENYTNVGHKVNIIQSKSKSMRTEDHCNVKSIVMPCNNIEVDNKSCLKSKNKYEGCLKKDFHIETQSTTKIQDDKIQIQEKSTPLQSVRPMSAPNILDHQQGYIGSSHTKSTSSTKNTHSGTKSFIRPWRLQPDIQKSKNVKKTDPVLLYQKYQQEWKQMSFPGEAKHASISLFLKSQLVCQH
- the LOC117164887 gene encoding uncharacterized protein LOC117164887 isoform X1 encodes the protein MNDDPREVLVLLNSLGFVGITAQQLKAFMKDLKLYRKIKDRERQQKREEIKRKIIDKQKNMIQEILTEQKTEFHSVENTISTNSSNSYFDDTIVKVIVTKLSSDKENENPTNFEENYTNVGHKVNIIQSKSKSMRTEDHCNVKSIVMPCNNIEVDNKSCLKSKNKYEGCLKKDFHIETQSTTKIQDDKIQIQEKSTPLQSVRPMSAPNILDHQQGYIGSSHTKSTSSTKNTHSGTKSFIRPWRLQPDIQKSKNVKKTDPVLLYQKYQQEWKQMSFPGEAKHASIRWAIREKMLGEDPHPAPLPKKSTSMPTLRKK